The following are from one region of the Periophthalmus magnuspinnatus isolate fPerMag1 chromosome 5, fPerMag1.2.pri, whole genome shotgun sequence genome:
- the LOC117370758 gene encoding RNA-binding protein 5, whose product MWDGPGPGPRRRGGPHFRDPHEDYGGRDRPMPDYRGRGGMNMGPMGPRHFDMPPMDMRRMDGPPMRGYDMDPRDMGGPGSRDFFRRGEEPEFAPGRQVEINFKERFVYTPGFGEHGKIPDDLDGRNMPPREPGGRFMDMDREGFPFDRLPFHNEGRRGFPMDRMDRNERFREGRDRSPMGMRHREDFDMDMPPPERRRMDMDRRGGSPFKPRGGFDSDMDFRNRPGPMSDFRGRGQSPPRFGNDPTPHVDRRGPELDPEDSGPKTKDEGDHGGDSPLTDYRCGEEMTLAEEWKNRKKDKKPFDMISKGFVGTNEPKYPRDFGRDENIRDPLHLQERDMMSMDYPTKDLNFPHNNFPLMDLPGQKGPPDFMPPLNDPLGRERETKPWLEGRDLEYRRPPPNLVKTQPPHEIQEPPSSLEDVPHNQAPPRTKLDEDPDLSNSSGPPRDQDYRDIDYRTASRAFDFKTEVLPTPDKLINESKTAAPERFIESASQDQDYRGAVFEDPVSNTVSITGIPKTATMEQILGAFTSDGVPLQRMKFKTVVQGYSYDTAIVEFLNLEDAVHIMESNKGSLKIGSSSASLKFVRPEDCSRGAQESDHSFPHESQSHFPRLGAPPEEQKSSLNGSAPGLASEGSSSEQWQRSSDLTPEAWQRQVDQQLQQQEEPPREPWSSQQPPPQHPPQPDYGESKTLIIKYVKPTTTVETILKALDPYAYLDERNVRIVKAKTGNKCFCFVDMESHEQVKRLVELLSKLRPVYIDGFRVYVEIAKPLKNPAQPSTTWPPPAQQPQQQQQPPPFMPPPQYMPPMPPPVTAPTEMQGGLMPVTPNLPLPINPSINQGVGYVDTPVHMPTEAVAAEPPQTHFFVPEAPDVSNYLYDATSGFYYDPETTLYYDPNSRYFYNAETQEYLYWDPALKAYIPVPGGQTAEGLTVGDQAILSNPAADAPLEMKKPPPNPHITHVPHVPLAPQTTQTAQTTHTSFTTETTPTSYTTESTHTPNVPHVPVSTPIGPTPAPTISPEPTPAPAPPAPALPPNDTKEEEEAKKDGKDEKPKSRAAVKIMKDMERWAKIQNRQKDSIRTPSPHVRGEDDRRQSKSADAGFAVFERKITGGSEELFKMPFAPAKKDEKSKRSMGSLGALVSDYGAGSDEEVEDDKDESKSSKNAQPSEKEDRLTDWKKMACLLCRRQFPNKDALVRHQQLSDLHKQNMEIHLKIKRSKRELEALENQEKQLNAQTATKSPEQRKRKPPPQHQDDWASSSRDAKSQLSERPGLGAEPAPAQKKKKKQRVFTHAEYKQAVRNAMFARYKELD is encoded by the exons ATGTGGGATGGACCTGGGCCTGGACCGAGACGACGGGGAGGACCTCACTTTCG TGATCCTCATGAAGACTATGGGGGCAGGGACCGCCCCATGCCTGACTACAGAGGTAGGGGAGGGATGAACATGGGTCCTATGGGTCCAAGACATTTTGATATGCCACCCATGGACATGAGAAGAATGGACGGCCCACCCATGAGGGGTTATGACATGGACCCCCGAGATATGGGGGGTCCAGGCAGTAGAGATTTTTTCAGACGTGGTGAAGAACCAGAATTTGCTCCTGGAAGACAGGTTGAGATAAACTTTAAGGAGAGGTTTGTGTATACACCTGGTTTTGGAGAGCATGGGAAAATCCCTGATGACCTGGATGGCAGAAATATGCCTCCGCGTGAACCAGGAGGCAGATTCATGGACATGGATAGAGAAGGGTTTCCATTTGACCGGCTTCCGTTTCACaatgaagggaggagaggattcCCCATGGATCGAATGGACAGAAATGAGAGATTTCGAGAGGGGCGTGACCGCTCTCCAATGGGCATGCGCCACAGGGAAGACTTTGACATGGACATGCCTCCACCCGAGAGAAGGAGGATGGACATGGACCGACGTGGAGGGTCACCCTTTAAACCCAGAGGGGGGTTTGACTCCGACATGGATTTCAGAAACCGTCCTGGACCAATGTCTGACTTTAGAGGACGAGGCCAGTCTCCGCCGAGGTTTGGAAATGATCCTACCCCTCATGTCGACCGAAGAGGACCAGAGCTGGATCCAGAGGACAGCGGCCCCAAGACCAAAGACGAGGGTGATCATGGGGGAGACAGTCCACTAACAGACTACAGGTGCGGGGAGGAGATGACTCTGGCTGAAGAATGGAAAAACCGCAAGAAGGACAAAAAACCTTTTGACATGATTTCTAAAGGTTTTGTTGGTACAAATGAACCCAAATACCCTAGGGACTTTGGTCGGGATGAAAATATTAGGGATCCTTTGCATTTGCAGGAAAGGGATATGATGTCAATGGATTATCCGACTAAAGATTTAAATTTCCCGCACAATAATTTCCCACTTATGGACTTACCTGGCCAAAAAGGCCCACCAGACTTTATGCCTCCACTTAATGACCCACTTGGTCGGGAAAGGGAAACTAAACCTTGGCTTGAGGGCAGGGATCTTGAATATAGACGGCCACCACCGAATCTAGTGAAGACTCAACCTCCACATGAAATCCAAGAACCACCCAGCAGTTTAGAAGATGTGCCACACAACCAAGCACCTCCAAGGACAAAGCTGGATGAGGACCCTGACCTGAGCAACAGCAGCGGGCCACCaagagaccaggactacaggGACATAGATTATCGGACGGCATCAAGAGCCTTTGATTTCAAAACTGAGGTGCTTCCCACACCAGACAAACTTATCAATGAGAGTAAAACAGCTGCACCGGAAAGGTTTATTGAATCTGCTTCACAG gATCAGGACTACAGGGGTGCAGTATTTGAAGACCCGGTGTCCAATACAGTGTCCATCACGGGCATTCCCAAGACTGCCACCATGGAACAG ATTTTGGGAGCCTTCACTTCTGATGGTGTTCCACTTCAGAGAATGAAGTTCAAGACGGTTGTTCAAG GTTACAGCTACGATACTGCCATTGTGGAGTTTTTAAACCTCGAGGATGCAGTCCACATCATGGAGTCCAACAAG ggaTCCCTAAAGATTGGCTCTAGTTCGGCTTCTCTGAAGTTTGTTCGGCCAGAGGACTGTAGCAGAGGTGCTCAG GAGTCCGACCATAGCTTTCCGCATGAATCCCAGTCACACTTTCCCAGACTCGGTGCCcccccagaggagcagaagagctCTCTGAACGGCTCTGCTCCAGGGCTGGCCTCAGAAGGGAGCAGCTCAGAGCAGTGGCAGCGCAGCTCAGACCTGACTCCAGAGGCCTGGCAGCGGCAGGTGGACCAACAGCTCCAACAGCAGGAAGAGCCCCCTCGAGAGCCATGGTCCAGTCAGCAACCTCCACCACAACATCCACCTCAACCAGACTATGGAGAGAGCAAAA CTCTGATAATAAAGTATGTGAAGCCCACCACAACAGTAGAGACCATTCTGAAAGCCTTGGACCCTTATGCCTATCTAGATGAAAGAAATGTGCGCATTGTTAAGGCTAAAACTGGAAACAAGTGCTTCTGCTTTGTCGACATGGAATCACATGAg CAAGTGAAACGTCTTGTTGAGCTTCTGTCTAAGCTCAGGCCTGTGTATATTGATGGTTTCAGGGTTTACGTTGAAATTGCAAAACCTTTGAAAAACCCTGCTCAACCCAGCACAACATGG CCACCACCAGCTCAGCAGccccaacagcagcagcagccgccGCCATTCATGCCTCCTCCACAGTACATGCCGCCCATGCCTCCACCTGTCACTGCACCCACAGAAATGCAAG GTGGATTGATGCCTGTCACTCCAAATCTGCCCCTGCCCATAAACCCCAGCATTAACCAG GGAGTTGGATATGTTGACACTCCGGTTCATATGCCAACTGAAGCAGTCGCTGCAGAGCCACCACAGACGCATTTCTTTg TTCCAGAGGCTCCAGATGTGAGCAATTACTTGTATGACGCCACTTCTGGTTTTTACTATGATCCAGAGACAACGCTGTACTATGACCCCAACTCTaga TATTTCTACAATGCGGAAACTCAGGAGTACCTTTACTGGGACCCTGCTCTGAAAGCCTACATCCCTGTTCCTGGGGGTCAGACTGCAGAGGGACTGACTGTAGGAGACCAGGCCATTCTGTCCAACCCTGCAGCCGACGCTCCTCTGGAGATGAAGAAGCCCCCTCCAAACCCCCATATAACACACGTCCCCCATGTCCCCCTTGCACCACAGAccacacaaactgcacaaactACTCACACTTCATTCACAACAGAAACTACACCTACTTCTTACACCACAGAATCCACACATACCCCAAATGTGCCGCATGTGCCAGTGTCCACCCCCATAGGTCCCACCCCAGCCCCCACCATCTCCCCGGAGCctaccccagcacccgcaccACCTGCCCCTGCACTCCCACCTAATGACacgaaggaggaagaggaggctaAAAAGGATGGCAAGGACGAGAAGCCAAAAAGTCGTGCTGCAGTTAAG ATTATGAAGGATATGGAGAGATGGGCAAAGATTCAGAATCGTCAAAAGGACAGTATCCGGACGCCCTCGCCTCATGTGAGGGGTGAGGACGACCGCAGGCAGTCCAAATCTGCTGATGCTGGTTTTGCTGTGTTTGAAAGAAAG ATAACGGGAGGTAGTGAGGAGCTATTCAAGATGCCCTTTGCTCCTGCTAAGAAAGATGAGAAGTCAAAG CGTTCAATGGGGTCTCTGGGTGCGCTGGTGTCAGACTATGGAGCAGGAAGTGATGAAGAGGTAGAGGACGACAAAGATGAGTCCAAATCCTCTAAAAACGCTCAGCCCTCGGAGAAGGAGGACAGACTGACGGACTGGAAGAAGATGGCCTGTTTACTGTGTAGGAGGCAGTTTCCCAACAAAGACGCACTCGTACGGCACCAGCAGCTGTCCGACCTACACAAA cAAAACATGGAGATACACCTCAAGATCAAAAGATCAAAAAGGGAGCTAGAGGCGCTGGAGAATCAGGAAAAACAG TTAAACGCACAAACAGCCACCAAATCACcagaacagagaaagaggaaaccACCGCCACAGCATCAGGATGACTGGGCCAGCAGCTCCAG GGACGCAAAGAGTCAGCTGAGTGAGAGACCTGGATTAGGAGCAGAGCCTGCCCCCGCACAG aaaaagaagaaaaagcagCGCGTGTTCACTCATGCCGAATATAAACAAGCTGTACGCAATGCCATGTTTGCCCGGTATAAGGAACTGGACTAA
- the LOC117371679 gene encoding caM kinase-like vesicle-associated protein, giving the protein MPFGCLTLGEKKDYNSPAEVTDKYDLGQVVKSEEFCEIFRAKDRTTLKMYTCKKFHKKDGRKVRKAAKNEIMILKMVKHHNILQLVDAFETKKEYFIFLELATGREVFDWILDQGYYSERDTSNVMRQVLEAVAYLHSLKIVHRNLKLENLVYYNRLKHSKIVISDFQLAKLENGLIRDPCGTPEYLAPEMVGRQRYGRPVDCWAIGVIMYILLSGNPPFYDDGDEDEDSRDKNLFIKILSGDYEFDSPYWDDISDSAKSLVASLMEVDQDQRLTAQEAISHEWISGNAASDKNIKDGVCAQIEKNFAKAKWKKAVRVTTLMKRLRASEGDSGASPGAVSDPNAPTPLTGAGAGGLSMAASIKAALSEKSSDTQTASVIQDEQQPQTRCNGDAVHVQQKQAE; this is encoded by the exons ATGCCATTTGGTTGTTTAACACTCGGGGAGAAGAAGGATTACAACAGTCCTGCAGAAGTCACCGACAAATATGACCTCGGACAAGTTGTCAAGTC ggaGGAGTTCTGTGAGATTTTCCGGGCGAAGGATAGAACCACCTTGAAAATGTACACCTGTAAAAAGTTTCACAAAAAGGACGGAAGGAAAGTGCGGAAAGCTGCCAAGAACGAGATAATGATCCTCAAGAT GGtaaaacatcacaacatcctGCAGCTGGTTGACGCTTTCGAAACCAAGAAAGAATACTTCATCTTTCTGGAACT CGCTACAGGCAGAGAGGTCTTTGACTGGATCCTGGATCAAGGGTACTATTCGGAGAGAGACACCAGCAACGTTATGAGGCAGGTGTTGGAAGCCGTTGCCTACCTGCACTCCCTTAAAATTGTCCACAGAAATCTCAAG CTGGAGAATTTGGTGTACTATAACCGACTGAAGCACTCCAAAATCGTAATCAGTGACTTCCAGTTGGCCAAACTGGAGAACGGACTGATCAGGGACCCATGTGGTACCCCAGAATATCTTG CCCCTGAAATGGTGGGGAGACAGAGATATGGGCGGCCTGTGGACTGCTGGGCAATAGGAGTGATCATGTATATACT tTTGTCTGGAAATCCTCCATTTTATGACGATGGTGATGAAGATGAAGACAGCCGTGATAAAAATCTCTTTATTAAGATTTTGTCAGGAGACTATGAATTTGACTCTCCGTATTGGGATGACATTTCTGATTCTG CCAAGTCTTTGGTGGCATCACTGATGGAGGTGGATCAGGACCAGCGGCTCACAGCACAGGAAGCCATCAGCCATGAATG GATTTCTGGAAATGCAGCATCTGACAAAAACATCAAGGATGGAGTTTGTGCACAGATTGAGAAGAACTTTGCCAAAGCAAAGTGGAAG AAAGCCGTGCGAGTGACCACACTGATGAAGAGACTCCGTGCGTCAGAGGGTGATTCTGGAGCTAGTCCCGGGGCAGTCTCTGACCCCAACGCGCCCACCCCGCTCACTGGGGCTGGAGCAGGAGGTCTGAGCATGGCCGCCAGCATCAAGGCAGCACTCAGTGAAAAATCCAGCGACACACAGACTGCCTCAGTGATACAAGATGAACAACAACCCCAAACACGGTGCAACGGTGACGCTGTCCATGTGCAGCAGAAACAAGCAGAGTAG